A window of Ammospiza caudacuta isolate bAmmCau1 chromosome 13, bAmmCau1.pri, whole genome shotgun sequence genomic DNA:
GGGATCAGGGTTAAATGGGTGGGGAAAGGGACTGGGATATGTACCTGGAAGGACAGGGCAGAGGAATGATGTGGGGAGAGAGCTCACGTGTTCCTCTGAAAGCAGATATTTGTCTGAAGACAGATTCAGACTTGTGAGCTTGTCTGGAAATGAGAAAAgctccatttcttttctttggcaTAATTGCTGTTTTGTGCTTATGCTGAAGTTCATGCACCATTGACACCATTTTATTGCAGCCCAGGGGGTGGCTCCAAAGTGAAGCTGCTGGGTTGACCTTGGGAAGTGTCACAACACCCAGTAAAAGTAAACCTGAGAGGTTTTCCTTAATGCTTGTGTGTCCCGGGGCAGCTGGTGCCTGTGGAGCTTTCTGTGTCCAAGCAGGACAATGCTTCTGAACGTGAAAAGCTTATTAGGGGAAAACCCTTCTCCCATGAGTCATGTTCAGCTGCTCATTCAGTCAGATATCAGAGGCACCTGCCTGCCTTTCCTGAAATGAATCATCCAAACAACACTTGGTCTTTGTATCTACACACCTTCCCCACCGCTCTGATCACCTGAACCAGTGTTTTCTTTATTCAATGAGTGATCCCTTTGTATTTTCAGATTTGTTACTGTGCAGGATAAGGAGATTTGTGTAGATTCAAAGGCAGGCTGGGTGAAGAAGTTCCAAGACAAACTGGGCAGGAAAAGTGCCACAGTGACGCCACCACGTGATGTGACCTCAGCAGAAGAGCCTGGAAGCATTGAGAGACACGTTGGTCTTCCAGAACTGCCTCCATCTCCAGCCACTGCTCCAGCTGGTTTCTTCCAAGGGACTGGAACAACACTCAGGGAGAGAGaacatgctcctgctgccaccacagAGGTGTCCAGCAAGCCccccctgggcaggcaggagctcccccagctccctgcaggatcCAGCCCAGTGACACAGGAGGAGGCTCTGCACCCTGGGGTCACTCCAGGAGCCAAGGGGGAGCCCTCAAATTCTCCTGTTACAGCAGATGTGGGCTCCAGGCAGCCCACCCCACGCCCCACTGGTCAGCACACAGCTTCTCCTAACTCCAATTCAGACCTGatggctgctgccacagcatcAATCCAACCTGCACTGGCTGCCAATGGACCCCTGGACCCCACAGGAGCCAGAGCCAACACACCAgacactgctgccagcagttcTGGGTCAGATCTCCCCTCCATCTGGGACAGTGTGAGGACCACAACAGTCACAGAGACAGCACCACAGACTACTCCAGTGTCTACTCTGAGCTCCACCACTGCCACAGACAAAGCTGCTTCTGTCCATACCAACAGGCTTGTTGGTCCCTCTGCAGGGACAACAGCATTTGATCATTCATTGCCTGTAGGGAAGCAAGAGCCTTCAGACACAGGAGTTTTTACTCACCAGGCACTGTCAAGCCAAGCCAGGGTGCAGATGATCACAGTCAGGCCAAACAatctgcccctgcccagcttcCTGTCAAAATCTCAAATGCACTTTGTCATCCCAGTTTCTGTGGTATGTGGACTGACGGTTACCAGTGTTGCCCTTGTGTGGTTGTATCTGAAATTTGGAGTCAAACCAGAGGAAACATCCAGAGAAATGGTGCAGGGCTTGCTCTACCAGCAGGCAGGACATCAAGACAATGCCTATCCAATGGAAGTAATATGAATGCTTCATACATGGACATTTCTGTTTGAGTGTTGCTCCAGAAAAGCTCTTCATGCTGAACTGGTGACCAGTAGGAAGCAAGCCTGGGAATAAAAATCACAGAGAAAACTGGttttctgatagagcagaatGCCCAATAATACATCTACTTCATCGTTGACCAATCACAGTGTTCTGGAAATAAGGGAGACACTTCTTTTCTGCTGGCACTGTTCTGTACAAAGGCTGTGGCTGTTCTCTTGCTGTTGCTGGCTCTTTGCCAGCTGATGTGATTTCCCAAGTCACTCTTGGGAATTTTCTGTGGTTCATCGTGGCCCAGGCAAGAAGCCACTCACCCACCCACACTGCTGGACTTGGGCTCAGCCACCTTGAGCAATCTTAGCACCAAACCCACACAATTTGCACTTAaactctctgctgcttctttctttgCACTTCaggtctctgctctgcctgacCAAGACTGAGCTGGTGCCAGCTGGGTGCTGGCTCTCCCTGGGCTGATGGAATTTACTCTCATCATTTTCTCTTGCTGGAGGCACGAAGAACAGCCCAGCTTTTCAGAAATAGTTGACCAACACTGCATCTGATCAGCGGAATGAAGGTCAGTGCTACAGATTTTCTATTCAGAGAAGCTGGCAGTCCACAGTCTGTCTCCTCCTTGAAATCAAGCCCTTCCTTTTAGCAGCTCTGGGTATTTCTTCTTGCAGATGAATTTTGAGAGCTGGCGCTTGGCAAATCAATGCAATAAATCCCTTCTGCCAGCTGATGCACCTTGTGCCCAGCTGCATCCATCACCAGGGCAGGAAAATGCTGATGAATCTTCACAAATG
This region includes:
- the LOC131563480 gene encoding mucin-2-like codes for the protein MTAACLQMLLWALYLVVTLAGGQPKAHVTCPGSCRNPSQKFIPERLIRRFYETDSRCKQNVIIFVTVQDKEICVDSKAGWVKKFQDKLGRKSATVTPPRDVTSAEEPGSIERHVGLPELPPSPATAPAGFFQGTGTTLREREHAPAATTEVSSKPPLGRQELPQLPAGSSPVTQEEALHPGVTPGAKGEPSNSPVTADVGSRQPTPRPTGQHTASPNSNSDLMAAATASIQPALAANGPLDPTGARANTPDTAASSSGSDLPSIWDSVRTTTVTETAPQTTPVSTLSSTTATDKAASVHTNRLVGPSAGTTAFDHSLPVGKQEPSDTGVFTHQALSSQARVQMITVRPNNLPLPSFLSKSQMHFVIPVSVVCGLTVTSVALVWLYLKFGVKPEETSREMVQGLLYQQAGHQDNAYPMEVI